A genomic stretch from Larimichthys crocea isolate SSNF chromosome XXII, L_crocea_2.0, whole genome shotgun sequence includes:
- the umodl1 gene encoding uromodulin-like 1 has translation MSWMLSIWVAAALLALCRGENTVHEGNSLSPSGYHLCIRNETRTLSFQGVHKVPYTVTKPCGWLLWTTCTVTLYRIEYQTEYKTVMEEVTRCCNGYVQVGHYCALPVNRSGEYTAKPGSCPTEDGLYPGSKDCEWDMDCPGWQKCCQSSNRSLCCDPARSSYYSENGGYRFNATVTVKADYEQMMSADKGHLNHTRLLQAMVIGALDSDVSVYYLSSWPVHPYRTATSLLIDCNFTVSLQNVTSKLHLLLKHIQEVSSVTVEDVDECAQPALRQCSLFADCNNTVGSYCCACRQGYVDVDPRHPGAHCTAVSTTTEPPLTYLPPMNTTYTLTSSTTQNLQGSSTMDLFNSTGTSMTTALSNTSHVTYNSSHVPQWTSSALYTSMSSTVESTLPTTTCSPPNIITLRSANVTGTSFCVYWRTDIQMTQTYLVVVSNVTSVVTSSETNQTMLEVTGLQPGVLHNVTVTPCACGRQGTGLQISVRTDAQTLDATARLANINFTADLQNTSSQLYKNLSASFVEEIYQSLSPEMKALVDSGQVRIEITGFSPGSVVVNFIILVAPSKSQDISNVSTALLGSLKNSTKYTVTNTSVNDSDECSSGENDCSHSATCTNTYTSYTCACNDGFIDSDPGRPGRACQANATPSTTSDPTSIPGTASTEMVSTTVPSTTTISATSVTKPMALTTVQATTIPVPASTTTAPTTTTTIAPTTTTSTTTTPTISPTTTTAPITTAVTTTPTTVPTSTTTPTTTTTLTTTTTATTTTTTIPTTTTTAPTTTPTTTSTVPTITTTTPTTTSTVPTTTTTTPTTTSTEPTTTTTVPTTTSTPTTTTISTTSMTSTPTPVVTSPTNTSTTTATVQRAVTTTSMPPGAISLECRIAAITVTLTKEFLQSNKIRESSLYLGLPECGVNGGNATHAQLTVAWNECGTQIVKNDTYYTASVTLFNSMESYTSPSGTEEKPKIRLTVPVMCHHMKDLILSTDFNSMGYDIINNMIIGTGSFQVIVRLMNGTIPIPQNYSLSPDEAVVVEVSLNTSSEQIKVVINKCWATRTQNPAESNSHVFLENGCSLNTYTNVLMNGNSSTSQVSVKLFSFINLDVLYLHCQVQICAQIGSETCVPDCLQRTARTSKTIGTAFGSFGPILKSGGEVPPEEEDNTLYLIGLSCLGIGLTLFFIIGFVCLFYYQRNRIGHYNFSVKPKQENFTYLVFNT, from the exons ATGAGTTGGATGCTCTCCATCTGGGTGGCTGCAGCCCTGCTGGCTCTCTGTAGAGGAGAAAACACTGTGCATGAAG GGAACAGCCTCTCTCCATCTGGCTACCATCTATGTATTCGCAATGAGACAAGGACTCTGAGTTTCCAGGGGGTGCATAAGGTCCCCTACACCGTGACAAAGCCTTGCGGCTGGCTTCTCTGGACGACATGTACAGTCACACTGTACAGGATTGAATATCAGACTGAGTACAagacagtgatggaggaggtgaccAGATGCTGCAATGGCTACGTCCAAGTCGGTCATTACTGTGCCCTGC CTGTAAACAGGAGTGGGGAGTACACTGCCAAGCCAGGATCCTGTCCAACTGAAGATGGATTATATCCTGGATCTAAGGACTGTGAGTGGGACATGGACTGCCCAGGCTGGCAAAAATGCTGCCAGAGTTCCAAtcgctctctctgctgtgatcctgcaa GATCATCATATTACTCTGAGAATGGAGGGTACCGTTTTAATGCCACAGTGACGGTGAAGGCAGATTACGAGCAGATGATGTCCGCGGACAAAGGACATCTGAACCACACAAGACTGCTACAAGCAATG GTGATCGGAGCTCTAGATTCTGATGTTTCGGTTTATTATCTCAGCTCGTGGCCTGTGCACCCCTACAGAACCGCCACCTCACTGCTGATTGACTGCAACTTTACTGTCTCACTGCAAAATGTCACATCAAAGCTGCATCTCCTCCTCAAACACATACAGGAGGTGTCATCTGTAACCGTGGAAG ATGTGGATGAGTGTGCACAGCCGGCTCTCCGTCAGTGCTCCCTTTTTGCAGATTGCAATAACACAGTGGGCTCCTATTGTTGTGCCTGCCGACAAGGATACGTTGATGTTGACCCCAGACACCCTGGAGCTCATTGTACAG CTGTGTCGACCACCACCGAACCCCCTCTTACCTACCTACCCCCCATGAACACAACCTACACTCTGACTTCCAGCACCACACAGAACCTTCAGGGCAGCAGCACCATGGATTTATTCAACTCCACTGGGACCAGCATGACTACAGCTCTGAGCAATACAAGCCATGTCACTTATAATTCATCACATGTTCCCCAGTGGACTAGTTCTGCACTTTATACCAGCATGAGCTCAACTGTAGAGTCAACTCTGCCAACGACCACATGCT CTCCTCCAAACATCATCACCTTAAGGTCAGCTAATGTCACCGGGACCTCCTTCTGCGTCTACTGGCGTACCGATATTCAGATGACCCAGACTTACCTGGTTGTTGTAAGCAATGTGACGTCAGTGGTCACGTCTTCGGAAACCAATCAGACCATGCTGGAAGTGACGGGCCTGCAGCCTGGGGTGCTCCACAATGTCACTGTCACACCTTGTGCCTGTGGGCGCCAAGGAACTGGCCTTCAGATATCAGTCAGGACTG ATGCTCAGACTCTTGATGCCACAGCACGACTTGCCAACATCAACTTCACTGCTGATCTGCAGAACACCAGCAGCCAGCTCTACAAAAACCTCTCTGCGAGCTTTGTAGAGGAG ATCTACCAATCTCTGTCTCCAGAGATGAAGGCCTTGGTTGATTCAGGCCAGGTGAGAATTGAAATCACAGGCTTCTCCCCGGGGAGTGTGGTGGTCAACTTCATCATCTTAGTTGCACCCAGTAAAAGCCAAGACATCAGTAATGTGTCTACAGCTCTGCTGGGCTCCCTGAAGAACAGCACCAAATACACTGTGACCAACACAAGCGTAAATG ATTCTGATGAATGTTCCTCGGGGGAAAATGACTGTTCCCATTCGGCTACATGTACAAACACCTACACATCCTACACTTGTGCTTGCAACGATGGATTTATAGACAGCGACCCAGGAAGGCCTGGACGAGCCTGTCAAG CAAATGCTACCCCATCCACAACCAGTGATCCAACTTCAATCCCCGGAACCGCTTCTACTGAAATGGTTTCCACTACAGTCCCATCAACGACAACAATTTCAGCTACTTCAGTCACGAAACCAATGGCTTTAACCACTGTACAAGCTACCACCATTCCTGTCCCAGCATCCACCACTACTGCCCCTACAACAACCACCACTATTGCCCCTACAACAACCACTTCCACAACAACCACTCCTACTATTtccccaaccaccaccacagctCCTATAACCACTGCTGTCACAACAACACCCACCACTGTCCCTACATCTACAACTACCCCTACAACCACCACTACCCTAACAACCACTACTACTGccacaacaaccaccaccactaTCCCAACAACCACTACTACTGCCCCAACAACCACCCCAACAACCACTTCTACTGTCCCAACAATCACCACCACTACCCCAACAACCACTTCTACTGTcccaacaaccaccaccaccaccccaacAACCACTTCTACTGAaccaacaaccaccaccactgtCCCAACAACAACCAGTACTCCTACAACCACCACTATTTCAACGACATCCATGACTTCTACCCCTACACCCGTTGTTACCAGCCCAACTAACACCAGTACTACAACTGCAACTGTCCAGAGAGCTGTCACCACTACCTCTATGCCTCCGGGGGCCATCTCACTCGAGTGCAGGATTGCTGCAATCACTGTGACTCTTACCAAGGAATTTCTTCAGAGCAACAAAATCAGGGAGAGTTCCCTGTATCTGGGCTTGCCGGAATGTGGCGTCAACGGAGGTAATGCCACCCATGCCCAGCTGACCGTTGCCTGGAATGAGTGCGGCACTCAAATCGTGAAA AATGACACCTACTACACCGCATCTGTAACGCTGTTCAACTCCATGGAATCGTACACCTCACCGAGTGGAACAGAGGAGAAACCCAAAATACGTCTGACGGTTCCCGTCATGTGTCATCACATGAAGGACTTGATTCTCTCTACTGACTTCAACTCCATGGG GTAtgacataataaataacatgatcATAGGCACCGGGTCGTTCCAGGTGATAGTGCGGCTGATGAACGGGACGATCCCTATACCCCAAAACTACAGCTTGTCCCCTGACGAGGCTGTGGTGGTGGAAGTCAGCCTCAACACTTCCTCAGAACAGATTAAAGTAGTTATCAACAAATGCTGGGCCACTCGCACCCAAAACCCTGCAGAGTCCAACAGCCACGTCTTCCTGGAGAACGG CTGTTCTCTCAACACATACACCAACGTGTTGATGAACGGGAACTCCAGCACATCTCAAGTGTCTGTGAAGCTATTCTCCTTCATCAACCTGGACGTGCTCTATCTGCACTGCCAGGTCCAGATCTGTGCGCAGATCGGCTCAGAAACCTGTGTGCCT GACTGTCTACAAAGAACAGCTCGGACTTCAAAGACAATTGGAACGGCTTTCGGTTCTTTCGGGCCTATTCTGAAGTCAGGTGGTGAAG tcccCCCGGAGGAGGAAGATAACACCCTTTACTTGATCGGACTTTCCTGTCTTGGAATCGGCCTGACGCTCTTCTTCATCATCGGATTCGTGTGTCTTTTCTACTACCAGAGGAACCGCATTGGACACTACAACTTCAGCGTCAAACCTAAGCAGGAGAACTTCACCTACCTTGTTTTTAACACTTAG
- the zbtb21 gene encoding zinc finger and BTB domain-containing protein 21, with the protein MESLVHYSNPSHTLSVLGLLNEQRLRGQMCDVVLVVADQRYQAHKSVLAASSEYFQTLFTRMDAESLKVVNLDFCEPDAFEIVLNYIYSSSLFVDKGSLAAIQELGYSLGIPFLTNIVSTRPHASYCVSRKRLSFSEGEENDVQTRSVIVCRVRNDTTHPSRSPYQRKTSERPSSPHSARESAQHPSEHNSYESARNSESISRKPSEESEADERKSTYPYTSILKGNSSHMTSVRPQLTSSVSFSDAEVQHIRLQSGADQDTKEENEEQEPHYHTKVPSQGQASEPRQTIDRSGPLIKSLLRRSLSMDSPVPVFSPTLELKELQNREQSVVKMASKSCGPESSAHNGNSKRTSPLVLRSKYLSRYDEETQVEREVSVKDEPSSPLADPMDIIRITVGDALPVNLKDLQTNYDQGSRPDFNSFSFGKRKDRPDNRRYPFKKSKIFKEHTLSLDENMPKTVPPSAISDSNENSGEPPQNKIFKCWNCLKVFRSSAGLHRHVNMYHNPEKPYACDICHKRFHTNFKVWTHCQTQHGVVQNPASSSSSSVLDEKFQKKLIDIVREREIKKALLWKLKRNKQGLQSPALTKKRQRPSFICPYCGKVFVFQSQYRQHLRTHPAEKADQETANESILYQEQDEIIQQKDTDTGVYSCRLCNMKLSSLFEQGDHERGCRHATVCPYCGLRFSSPTVKKDHEAHCKYKKLTCLECMRTFKSSFSIWRHQVEVHNQNMMTVKDQIHLKHQENDDEASEMLREEHYSDEHLPTGISRENISYSDSSGPPMYDSEDSSSYVPEDLSMGHHGKLVVKEEPLEEAVSEMENAESAKAGLEEPGVWPCEKCGNLFSSRKDLERHQELLCHIKPFICHICNKAFRTNFRLWSHFQSHMSAAGEPGAKELDRQPSPLSPSPPTTPQSSERPSPQASVLKSTQAAPASAAMAEESSSPEPCSSSVSKTKRPELERQSSSHSPLSRSNSMENPGGPQESDTLFYHAPSLSALTFKRQYMCKLCHRTFKTAFSLWSHEQSHSHM; encoded by the coding sequence ATGGAGAGCCTAGTGCATTACAGCAACCCCTCCCATACCCTCTCAGTGTTGGGGCTTCTGAATGAGCAGCGCCTGCGGGGCCAGATGTGTGATGTCGTCCTGGTTGTGGCGGACCAGAGGTATCAGGCACATAAGAGTGTTCTGGCTGCCAGCAGTGAGTATTTCCAGACCCTCTTCACACGGATGGATGCAGAGTCACTCAAAGTTGTAAACCTGGACTTCTGCGAGCCTGACGCCTTCGAAATAGTTCTGAACTACATCTACTCCTCCTCACTTTTTGTTGACAAAGGCAGCCTGGCGGCCATTCAAGAGCTGGGCTACAGCCTTGGCATCCCTTTCCTTACCAACATTGTGTCAACAAGACCACACGCGTCCTACTGCGTGTCTAGAAAAAGGCTTTCTTTctcagaaggagaggagaacgATGTCCAGACAAGGAGCGTCATTGTGTGTCGGGTCCGGAATGACACAACCCATCCTTCTCGCTCCCCTTAccagagaaaaacatcagagagGCCATCATCTCCACACTCTGCTCGAGAGTCAGCTCAGCATCCATCAGAACACAACTCCTATGAATCAGCCAGAAACTCTGAATCCATCAGCAGGAAACCATCTGAAGAGAGCGAGGCCGATGAAAGGAAGTCCACCTATCCTTACACCTCCATATTAAAAGGGAATTCGTCACACATGACATCCGTCAGGCCCCAGCTGACGTCATCGGTGTCTTTCAGTGATGCTGAAGTGCAGCACATCAGGCTGCAGTCTGGCGCTGATCAGGACACTAAAGAAGAGAACGAGGAGCAGGAGCCCCACTATCACACCAAAGTGCCCTCTCAGGGTCAGGCCAGTGAGCCGAGACAGACCATTGACAGGAGTGGGCCGCTCATAAAAAGCCTACTCCGTAGATCATTGTCCATGGACAGCCCGGTTCCAGTCTTCTCGCCAACACTGGAGCTCAAAGAGCTGCAAAATCGTGAACAGTCGGTTGTTAAAATGGCATCAAAATCATGTGGACCAGAATCATCTGCTCACAATGGCAATTCAAAAAGAACATCTCCCCTGGTTCTCAGGTCAAAGTACCTCAGCAGGTATGATGAAGAAACTCAGGTAGAAAGAGAGGTCAGCGTGAAAGATGAGCCTAGCAGTCCGCTCGCTGACCCCATGGACATTATTCGAATCACGGTTGGAGATGCGTTGCCGGTCAATCTTAAAGACTtgcagacaaattatgaccaagGTTCCAGGCCAGACtttaattctttttcttttgggaAAAGAAAGGACAGGCCAGACAACAGGAGGTACCCATTCAAGaagagtaaaatatttaaagagcaTACCCTCTCGCTTGATGAGAACATGCCCAAAACTGTACCTCCGAGTGCCATCAGCGACTCTAATGAGAACAGTGGGGAGCCGCCCCAGAACAAGATTTTCAAATGCTGGAACTGTTTGAAGGTTTTTAGGTCCAGTGCTGGACTGCATCGCCATGTGAATATGTATCACAACCCGGAAAAGCCGTATGCTTGTGACATCTGCCACAAGCGCTTCCATACCAACTTCAAAGTGTGGACTCATTGCCAAACTCAGCATGGTGTAGTACAAAACCCAGCCtcgtcctccagctcctccgtGCTGGATGAGAAGTTTCAAAAGAAGCTCATAGATATTGTGCGAGAAAGGGAAATAAAGAAAGCTTTGCTCTGGAAGTTAAAGAGGAACAAGCAGGGATTGCAGTCTCCTGCGCTCaccaaaaagagacaaaggcCCAGCTTCATATGTCCTTACTGTGGGAAGGTATTTGTGTTCCAGTCCCAGTACAGACAGCATTTAAGGACACATCCTGCTGAAAAAGCTGACCAGGAGACAGCCAACGAGAGCATCCTCTACCAGGAACAGGATGAGATCATTCAACAGAAGGACACGGACACTGGTGTTTACTCATGTAGACTTTGTAACATGAAGCTGTCTTCACTCTTTGAACAGGGCGACCACGAGAGAGGCTGCCGACATGCAACCGTATGCCCTTACTGCGGGCTCCGCTTCTCAAGTCCAACGGTCAAGAAGGACCACGAGGCACATTGTAAGTACAAGAAACTGACGTGCCTGGAATGCATGCGGACATTCAAGTCCTCCTTCAGCATATGGCGCCACCAGGTGGAGGTCCACAACCAAAACATGATGACTGTTAAAGACCAGATTCACCTGAAGCATCAAGAGAACGACGACGAGGCGTCTGAAATGCTCAGAGAGGAGCATTACAGCGACGAGCATCTACCAACTGGGATCTCAAGGGAGAACATAAGTTACAGCGACTCCTCGGGTCCACCCATGTATGATTCAGAAGACTCCTCATCCTATGTGCCTGAGGACCTGAGCATGGGCCACCATGGCAAGCTGGTAGTGAAGGAGGAGCCGTTGGAGGAGGCTGTGAGTGAGATGGAAAACGCAGAGAGTGCCAAAGCTGGGCTCGAGGAACCCGGTGTGTGGCCATGCGAGAAATGTGGAAATCTTTTCAGCTCTCGCAAAGACCTGGAACGACACCAGGAGCTGCTATGCCACATCAAACCGTTCATCTGTCACATCTGCAACAAAGCCTTCAGGACCAACTTCCGCCTTTGGAGCCATTTCCAGTCCCACATGTCGGCTGCTGGCGAACCTGGAGCCAAAGAGCTCGACAGACAGCCCTCGCCTCTGTCTCCATCACCTCCCACGACCCCACAAAGCTCCGAACGTCCCTCCCCGCAGGCCTCTGTGCTCAAATCCACCCAGGCGGCACCGGCCTCTGCAGCAATGGCGGAGGAGTCCAGCAGCCCAGAGCCCTGTAGCTCGTCGGTAAGCAAGACGAAGAGGCCTGAGCTTGAGCGTCAATCCAGCAGCCACAGCCCTCTCTCGAGGTCCAACAGCATGGAGAATCCAGGTGGTCCTCAGGAATCAGACACACTCTTTTACCATGCACCGTCTCTCTCTGCCCTGACGTTCAAGAGGCAGTACATGTGTAAACTCTGTCACAGGACCTTCAAGACGGCCTTCAGTCTCTGGAGCCACGAGCAGAGTCATAGCCACATGTAA
- the atg101 gene encoding autophagy-related protein 101, whose protein sequence is MNCRSEVLEVTVEARQVEEAMLALLHTILLHRSTGKFHYKKEGTYSIGTVGTLDIDCDFIDFSFVRVSSEELDRVIRKAVSEFKDALSNSGSDGMGQISLEFYQKKKSRWPFSDECIPWEVWSIKVNVVNLATEQERQICREKVGEKLGEKVINVVEVINRHEYLPKMPTQSEVDNVFDTSLKDVQPYLYKITFQITDSLGTSVSTTMRRLIKDTLAL, encoded by the exons atgaaTTGCCGCTCGGAGGTTCTCGAGGTGACGGTGGAGGCGAGGCAGGTGGAGGAAGCCATGCTCGCCCTGCTGCACACCATTTTACTGCATCGCAGCACCGGGAAGTTTCACTACAAGAAGGAGGGCACCTACTCCATCGGCACGGTTGGCACGCTTGACATCGACTGCGACTTCATCGACTTCTCCTTTGTCAGAGTGTCCTCGGAGGAGCTGGACAGAGTCATCCGGAAAGCTGTGTCTGAGTTCAAG GATGCTTTGAGCAACTCTGGCAGCGATGGCATGGGCCAGATCTCCCTGGAGTTTTACCAGAAGAAGAAGTCCCGCTGGCCCTTCTCCGACGAGTGCATCCCGTGGGAGGTGTGGAGCATCAAGGTCAACGTCGTCAACCTCGCCACCGAGCAGGAGAGACAGATCTGCAGGGAGAAGGTGGGCGAGAAGCTGGGCGAGAAGGTGATCAACGTCGTCGAGGTCATAAACCGCCACGAGTACCTGCCAAAGATGCCCACCCAGTCCGAGGTGGACAACGTGTTCGACACCAGTCTCAAAGACGTCCAGCCGTACCTTTACAAGATCACATTCCAGATCACTGACTCTCTTGGCACCTCTGTAAGCACAACGATGAGACGGCTGATTAAAGACACCCTGGCActgtga